The following proteins are co-located in the Streptomyces sp. NBC_00435 genome:
- a CDS encoding cyclopropane-fatty-acyl-phospholipid synthase family protein: MNDAAPRLAALAETLLGAPLPVRIRAWDGSEAGPLGGPTLVLNHRRALRRILWKPGELGLARAWVAGDLTVEGDLFDLLDRVGGLLWERDPAAPGQDAGSRGPAALLRDPAARAAVRSLVGLARPWPAPAPPPEEALRRGGARHTKGSDRQAISHHYDVGNAFYERVLGPSMVYSCAYWSPGGSLEDAQRDKLDLVCRKLALRPGDRLLDVGCGWGSMALHAAREYGVRVTGITLSREQAAYARKRVAEEGLADLVEIRVQDYRDVKDGPYDAISSIGMAEHVGAERYRTYAQSLYGLLRPGGRLLNHQIARRPEPDEEAYRIDEFIDAYVFPDGELSPVGTTVGELERAGFEVRDVEALREHYALTLRAWVARLEEHWEEAVRLTSPGRARVWQLYMAASALGFEHNRLGVNQVLAVRTGPRSGSGMPLRAREWPA; encoded by the coding sequence ATGAACGACGCCGCGCCGCGGCTGGCCGCTTTAGCCGAAACCCTGCTGGGCGCCCCCCTTCCCGTCCGCATACGGGCCTGGGACGGCAGCGAGGCCGGTCCCCTGGGCGGTCCCACGCTGGTCCTCAACCACCGGCGCGCCCTGCGCCGGATCCTGTGGAAGCCGGGCGAGCTGGGCCTGGCCCGCGCCTGGGTGGCCGGGGACCTGACCGTCGAGGGAGACCTCTTCGACCTGCTGGACCGGGTCGGCGGGCTGCTCTGGGAGCGCGATCCCGCCGCCCCCGGGCAGGACGCCGGCAGCCGCGGGCCCGCCGCCCTGCTGCGCGATCCGGCGGCCCGCGCCGCCGTGCGCTCCCTCGTGGGCCTGGCCCGGCCGTGGCCGGCGCCCGCGCCGCCGCCCGAGGAGGCGCTCCGCCGCGGCGGAGCCCGGCACACCAAGGGCAGCGACCGGCAGGCCATCAGCCACCACTACGACGTGGGCAACGCGTTCTACGAGCGGGTCCTCGGCCCGTCCATGGTGTACTCCTGTGCCTACTGGAGCCCCGGTGGGAGCCTGGAGGACGCCCAGCGCGACAAGCTGGACCTGGTCTGCCGAAAGCTGGCCCTGCGCCCCGGGGACCGGCTGCTGGACGTCGGCTGCGGCTGGGGCTCCATGGCCCTGCACGCGGCCCGGGAGTACGGCGTCCGGGTCACCGGCATCACGCTCTCGCGCGAGCAGGCCGCCTACGCCCGCAAGCGGGTCGCGGAGGAGGGCCTGGCCGACCTGGTGGAGATCCGGGTCCAGGACTACCGGGACGTCAAGGACGGTCCGTACGACGCCATTTCCTCCATCGGGATGGCCGAACACGTCGGCGCCGAGCGCTACCGCACGTACGCCCAGAGCCTGTACGGCCTGCTGCGCCCGGGCGGGAGGCTGCTGAACCACCAGATCGCGCGGCGCCCCGAGCCGGACGAGGAGGCGTACCGGATCGACGAGTTCATAGACGCCTACGTCTTCCCCGACGGGGAGCTGTCCCCGGTCGGCACCACCGTCGGCGAGCTGGAACGGGCCGGCTTCGAGGTCCGCGACGTGGAGGCGCTGCGCGAGCACTACGCCCTCACCCTGCGGGCCTGGGTGGCCCGGCTGGAGGAGCACTGGGAGGAGGCGGTACGGCTGACCTCGCCCGGGCGGGCCCGGGTCTGGCAGCTGTACATGGCCGCCTCGGCCCTCGGCTTCGAGCACAACCGGCTCGGGGTCAACCAGGTGCTCGCGGTGCGCACCGGGCCCCGGTCGGGCTCCGGGATGCCGCTGCGCGCCCGGGAGTGGCCGGCGTAG
- a CDS encoding acetyl-CoA C-acetyltransferase, translating into MPEAVIVSTARSPIGRAFKGSLKDVRPDDLTATVIQAALAKVPGLDPREIDDLMLGCGLPGGEQGHNLGRIVAVQMGMDHLPATTITRYCASSLQTSRMALHAIKAGEGDVFISAGVEMVSRTVNGSSDGIPGTHNPLFADSEARTKEVAESTGSSWHDPREDGRTPDAYIAMGQTAENLARLKGVTRADMDEFGVRSQNLAEEAIKNGFWAREITPVTTPDGTVVSQDDGPRAGVTLEAVQGLKPVFRPDGLITAGNCCPLNDGAAALVVMSDTKARELGLTPLARIVSTGVTGLSPEIMGLGPVEASRQALKRAGLTVDDIDLFEINEAFAAQVIPSYRDLEIPLEKLNVNGGAIAIGHPFGMTGARITGTLINSLQFHDKQFGLETMCVGGGQGMAMVIERLS; encoded by the coding sequence ATGCCCGAAGCCGTCATCGTTTCCACCGCCCGTTCGCCGATCGGGCGCGCCTTCAAGGGATCCCTCAAGGACGTCCGCCCGGACGACCTGACCGCCACGGTCATCCAGGCCGCGCTCGCCAAGGTCCCCGGGCTGGACCCCCGCGAGATCGACGACCTGATGCTGGGCTGCGGCCTCCCGGGCGGCGAGCAGGGCCACAACCTCGGCCGGATCGTCGCCGTGCAGATGGGCATGGACCACCTGCCCGCCACCACGATCACCCGCTACTGCGCCTCCTCGCTGCAGACCTCCCGGATGGCCCTGCACGCCATCAAGGCCGGCGAGGGAGACGTCTTCATCTCCGCGGGCGTGGAGATGGTGTCCCGGACCGTCAACGGCTCCTCCGACGGGATCCCGGGCACCCACAACCCGCTCTTCGCCGACTCCGAGGCCCGCACCAAGGAGGTCGCCGAGTCCACCGGCTCCTCCTGGCACGACCCGCGCGAGGACGGCCGGACCCCCGACGCGTACATCGCGATGGGGCAGACCGCCGAGAACCTGGCCCGCCTCAAGGGCGTCACCCGCGCCGACATGGACGAGTTCGGCGTGCGCTCGCAGAACCTGGCCGAGGAAGCCATCAAGAACGGCTTCTGGGCCCGCGAGATCACCCCGGTCACCACCCCGGACGGCACCGTCGTCTCCCAGGACGACGGCCCGCGCGCCGGGGTCACCCTGGAGGCCGTCCAGGGCCTCAAGCCCGTCTTCCGCCCCGACGGCCTGATCACGGCCGGCAACTGCTGTCCGCTGAACGACGGCGCCGCGGCGCTGGTCGTCATGAGCGACACCAAGGCGCGCGAGCTCGGCCTGACCCCGCTGGCCAGGATCGTCTCCACGGGCGTCACCGGCCTCTCCCCCGAGATCATGGGTCTGGGCCCGGTCGAGGCCTCCAGGCAGGCGCTGAAGCGCGCGGGCCTGACCGTCGACGACATCGACCTGTTCGAGATCAACGAGGCCTTCGCGGCCCAGGTGATCCCCTCCTACCGGGATCTGGAGATCCCGCTGGAGAAGCTGAACGTCAACGGCGGGGCCATCGCCATCGGTCACCCCTTCGGGATGACCGGCGCGCGCATCACCGGCACGCTGATCAACAGCCTGCAGTTCCACGACAAGCAGTTCGGTCTCGAGACCATGTGCGTCGGCGGCGGTCAGGGCATGGCCATGGTGATCGAGCGCCTGAGCTGA
- a CDS encoding SGNH/GDSL hydrolase family protein yields MSRARTARRIAAGAAYGGGGLGLVGAAAVGLVVAEMQFAKRTVGTGLPDPPRADGLYGSEFGGPELSPGPLRLGMLGDSTAAGLGVRRARQTPGALLASGLAAVAERPVELRNVALSGAMSDDLDRQTGLLLDGDGPAPDVCVIMIGANDVTRRMPPTQSVRLLTSAVRRLRLAGSEVVVGTCPDLGTIEPVYQPLRWLARRVSRQLAAAQTIGVLALGARTVSIGDLMGAEFAANPREMFGPDSYHPSAEGYATAAMAVLPTLCAALGVWPESDRLDVSRNEDMLPVAKAASAAAGQAGTEVTGARGPWALLKYRRRRRVPGEDLTHGAAAGGGTAAAAGTGGKPSGTVAGGGARATGVTSQGQ; encoded by the coding sequence GTGTCCAGAGCGAGAACGGCCCGCCGTATCGCGGCGGGCGCGGCGTACGGCGGGGGCGGGCTCGGGCTCGTCGGGGCCGCCGCGGTGGGGCTGGTCGTGGCGGAGATGCAGTTCGCGAAGCGGACGGTGGGCACCGGCCTGCCGGACCCGCCGCGCGCGGACGGGCTGTACGGGAGCGAGTTCGGCGGGCCCGAGCTGAGTCCGGGCCCGCTGCGCCTGGGCATGCTGGGTGACTCGACGGCGGCCGGGCTGGGGGTGCGGCGGGCGAGGCAGACCCCGGGCGCGCTGCTCGCCTCGGGGCTGGCGGCGGTGGCGGAACGGCCGGTGGAGCTGCGCAACGTGGCGTTGTCGGGTGCCATGTCGGACGACCTGGACCGGCAGACGGGGCTGCTGCTGGACGGTGACGGTCCGGCCCCCGACGTGTGCGTGATCATGATCGGCGCCAATGACGTGACCCGCCGGATGCCGCCGACCCAGTCCGTGCGGCTGCTGACCTCAGCCGTACGTCGGCTGCGGCTCGCGGGCTCCGAGGTCGTGGTCGGCACCTGCCCGGACCTGGGCACCATCGAGCCGGTCTACCAGCCGCTGCGGTGGCTGGCCCGCCGGGTCTCGCGCCAGCTGGCCGCCGCCCAGACGATCGGGGTGCTCGCGCTGGGCGCCCGTACCGTCTCGATCGGCGACCTGATGGGCGCGGAGTTCGCGGCGAACCCGCGCGAGATGTTCGGCCCGGACTCCTACCACCCGTCCGCGGAGGGGTACGCGACCGCCGCGATGGCCGTGCTGCCGACCCTGTGCGCGGCCTTGGGCGTCTGGCCCGAGTCGGACCGGCTGGACGTGTCGCGCAACGAGGACATGCTCCCGGTGGCCAAGGCCGCCTCGGCGGCGGCGGGGCAGGCGGGCACGGAGGTCACGGGAGCCCGCGGCCCGTGGGCCCTGCTCAAGTACCGGCGCAGGCGCCGGGTGCCCGGCGAGGACCTCACGCACGGGGCCGCGGCGGGCGGTGGGACGGCCGCGGCGGCGGGGACCGGCGGGAAGCCGTCCGGGACGGTGGCCGGGGGCGGGGCCAGAGCGACCGGAGTCACATCGCAAGGGCAGTGA
- a CDS encoding ABC transporter permease, producing MFRTALRNVLAHKARLLMTVLAVVLGVAFVSGTLVFTDTVGKAMSNQSAKSFDGVAVSVTSYGPSRNEEGVREGEPGISQHSLDKVRALGGVDSASGRVHGFAAVGDQDGKLIGTGWSNTGANFVPLKDGKDPRYDFVDGTGPANGGQIALDQETAKRGKYQVGDKVRVADNGPAKEYALAGIFTTEDGAVNAGGSLVLFDTPTAQRLYLQPGYYDELSVSAKAGTSADQLLSEIKPIVGKHATAQTGAQLAAEQAKNISNGMQNVNQMLLTFALISLFVGVFLIYNTFTMLIAQRTKELALLRAVGANRGQVKRSVLAEALVVGVVSSAIGLLAGVGLAVAMRSAMDAFDAKIPAGPVVVAPLTVAAAIGIGVLVTMLAAWLPARRTAKIAPVAAMGSAHLPATAKSLVLRNSLGGAITLLGLLGVLAGALTGKEGKVIIGVGAFLTMIGIIILLPALSRPVISAVRPLLEKVFGVAGKLAAQNAVRSPRRTAVTAASLAIGLTLVTALSVLGITMGKAIDRMTTDNLRADYKVSMGDTFGSLDPSVLPALAKAPGVKAVSPQQAGNFRIGDGKQYRSVSGVDPATIGQLLNFDVVSGRLDSLAKGEVAVAEKTATEGGLSVGSTLKTTFEDNQKADLKVGAIYKEMEGMLSPYVIDYNVLGKHIVDGEKPFLPEVYVKMDAGASDKAEKSLVDALGKNPAITFATQQDIRNQMGGMINTALNIMYGLLGMALIISVLGVVNTLAMSVYERTQEIGMLRAIGLDRGKVKNMIRLEAIVISLFGAVIGVALGTFIAWAVGETIKASIPHYALVIPFDRIAIFMLLAGIVGALAAMWPARSAARLNMLTAIKTE from the coding sequence ATGTTCCGTACCGCCCTGCGCAACGTGCTCGCGCACAAGGCCAGACTGCTGATGACGGTGCTCGCCGTCGTCCTCGGCGTCGCCTTCGTCTCCGGCACCCTCGTCTTCACCGACACCGTCGGCAAGGCGATGTCGAACCAGTCCGCCAAGAGCTTCGACGGCGTGGCCGTCTCCGTCACCTCCTACGGCCCCTCGCGCAACGAAGAGGGCGTCAGGGAGGGCGAGCCGGGCATCAGCCAGCATTCCCTCGACAAGGTCAGGGCGCTCGGCGGCGTGGACAGCGCCTCCGGCCGCGTGCACGGCTTCGCCGCCGTGGGCGACCAGGACGGCAAGCTGATCGGCACCGGCTGGTCCAACACCGGAGCCAACTTCGTCCCGCTCAAGGACGGCAAGGACCCCCGCTACGACTTCGTCGACGGAACCGGCCCGGCCAACGGTGGCCAGATCGCCCTCGACCAGGAGACGGCCAAGCGCGGCAAGTACCAGGTCGGCGACAAGGTCCGGGTGGCCGACAACGGACCGGCCAAGGAGTACGCCCTGGCCGGGATCTTCACCACCGAGGACGGCGCGGTCAACGCGGGCGGCTCGCTCGTCCTGTTCGACACCCCGACCGCCCAGCGGCTCTACCTGCAGCCCGGCTACTACGACGAGCTCTCGGTCAGCGCGAAGGCAGGCACCAGTGCCGACCAGCTGCTCTCCGAGATCAAGCCGATCGTCGGCAAGCACGCCACCGCCCAGACCGGTGCGCAGCTCGCCGCCGAGCAGGCCAAGAACATCAGCAACGGCATGCAGAACGTCAACCAGATGCTGCTGACGTTCGCGCTGATCTCGCTCTTCGTCGGCGTCTTCCTGATCTACAACACCTTCACCATGCTGATCGCCCAGCGCACCAAGGAGCTGGCCCTGCTCCGCGCCGTCGGCGCCAACCGCGGCCAGGTCAAGCGTTCGGTGCTCGCCGAGGCCCTGGTCGTCGGCGTGGTCTCCTCCGCGATCGGCCTGCTCGCCGGTGTCGGCCTCGCCGTCGCCATGCGCTCCGCGATGGATGCCTTCGACGCCAAGATCCCGGCCGGTCCGGTGGTCGTCGCCCCGCTCACCGTCGCCGCCGCGATCGGCATCGGCGTCCTCGTCACGATGCTCGCCGCGTGGCTGCCCGCCCGCCGCACCGCCAAGATCGCCCCGGTCGCCGCCATGGGCAGTGCCCACCTGCCGGCCACCGCGAAGTCCCTGGTGCTGCGCAACAGCCTCGGCGGGGCGATCACCCTGCTCGGCCTGCTCGGCGTCCTGGCCGGCGCACTGACCGGCAAGGAGGGCAAGGTCATCATCGGGGTCGGCGCCTTCCTCACGATGATCGGCATCATCATCTTGCTGCCCGCCCTCTCCCGACCGGTCATCTCGGCCGTCCGCCCGCTCCTGGAGAAGGTGTTCGGCGTCGCCGGCAAGCTGGCCGCGCAGAACGCGGTCCGCAGCCCGCGCCGCACCGCCGTCACCGCCGCCTCGCTGGCCATCGGTCTGACCCTGGTCACCGCCCTGTCCGTGCTCGGCATCACGATGGGCAAGGCCATCGACCGGATGACGACGGACAACCTCAGGGCCGACTACAAGGTCTCCATGGGCGACACCTTCGGCAGCCTGGACCCCTCCGTGCTCCCGGCCCTGGCGAAGGCCCCGGGCGTCAAGGCGGTCTCCCCGCAGCAGGCCGGCAACTTCCGGATCGGCGACGGCAAGCAGTACCGCTCCGTCTCCGGCGTCGACCCGGCCACCATCGGCCAGCTCCTCAACTTCGACGTGGTCAGCGGCCGGCTGGACAGCCTCGCCAAGGGCGAGGTGGCCGTCGCCGAGAAGACCGCGACGGAGGGCGGCCTGTCGGTCGGCTCCACCCTGAAGACCACCTTCGAGGACAACCAGAAGGCGGACCTGAAGGTCGGCGCGATCTACAAGGAAATGGAGGGCATGCTCTCCCCCTACGTGATCGACTACAACGTCCTGGGCAAGCACATCGTGGACGGTGAGAAGCCGTTCCTGCCCGAGGTCTACGTCAAGATGGACGCCGGCGCCTCCGACAAGGCCGAGAAGTCCCTGGTCGACGCCCTCGGCAAGAACCCGGCGATCACCTTCGCCACCCAGCAGGACATCCGCAACCAGATGGGCGGCATGATCAACACTGCCCTGAACATCATGTACGGCCTGCTCGGCATGGCCCTGATCATCTCGGTCCTCGGCGTCGTCAACACCCTGGCGATGTCCGTGTACGAGCGGACCCAGGAGATCGGCATGCTGCGGGCGATCGGCCTGGACCGCGGCAAGGTCAAGAACATGATCCGCCTGGAAGCCATCGTGATCTCGCTCTTCGGCGCGGTCATCGGTGTCGCCCTCGGCACCTTCATCGCCTGGGCCGTCGGCGAGACCATCAAGGCCTCGATCCCGCACTACGCCCTGGTCATCCCCTTCGACCGGATCGCGATCTTCATGCTGCTGGCCGGCATCGTCGGCGCCCTCGCCGCCATGTGGCCCGCCCGCAGCGCGGCCCGGCTGAACATGCTGACCGCGATCAAGACGGAGTAG
- a CDS encoding DNA polymerase III subunit beta family protein translates to MRGIGEMARDSGLSVSTLRFYDGAGVLVPAWVDPVSGYRWYGPGQLEESRLLARLRRAGMPLADIRLVLAGWSGADTDLVRSLLQAHLLRLELGLSDARSEFSTVRALLDRRENRMSVPSTASTTATARFTVSAPELAAALDSVRFAVSTDPELPVLGGVLFDAEDGALRVVATDRYRLAVARAGTTGPGGPRARAVVPAPLADAMRALLTEEAPVLLALDGDRVRLEAGDRQAAGQRLDHEFPDYRRLVRLPAGRRVLVDVPAFRSAVQTGPVRPAERGQDGALCDLSVLKVTDDGAVAVCEDGDDDPGNVAVNREFLLHALAAGARDRLVLELGAPTAPLAVRRPGDEDAFSLLMPVRLDA, encoded by the coding sequence ATGCGCGGCATCGGTGAGATGGCCCGGGACAGCGGGCTGAGCGTCAGCACGCTGCGGTTCTACGACGGCGCCGGGGTGCTGGTCCCGGCGTGGGTGGACCCGGTGAGCGGCTACCGCTGGTACGGCCCCGGGCAGCTCGAGGAGTCCCGGCTGCTGGCCAGGCTGCGCCGGGCCGGGATGCCGCTGGCGGACATCCGGCTGGTCCTGGCCGGCTGGTCCGGCGCGGACACCGACCTGGTCCGGAGCCTGCTCCAGGCACACCTGCTCCGGCTCGAACTGGGGCTGTCCGATGCCCGCAGCGAGTTCTCCACCGTCCGAGCGCTACTTGACCGCAGGGAGAACCGCATGTCCGTGCCGAGCACCGCCAGCACCACCGCCACCGCCCGGTTCACCGTTTCCGCGCCCGAGCTGGCCGCCGCGCTGGACTCGGTCCGGTTCGCCGTCAGCACCGACCCCGAGCTGCCGGTGCTCGGCGGTGTCCTGTTCGACGCCGAGGACGGGGCGCTGCGCGTCGTGGCCACCGACCGGTACCGGCTGGCCGTCGCACGGGCCGGCACCACCGGGCCCGGGGGTCCCCGGGCGCGGGCCGTCGTGCCCGCCCCGCTCGCCGACGCGATGCGGGCGTTGCTGACCGAGGAGGCGCCCGTCCTGCTCGCCCTGGACGGTGACCGGGTGCGGCTGGAGGCCGGGGACCGGCAGGCGGCCGGCCAGCGCCTGGACCACGAGTTCCCCGACTACCGCCGCCTGGTCCGGCTGCCCGCGGGCCGTCGCGTCCTCGTCGACGTGCCGGCCTTCCGCAGCGCCGTGCAAACCGGCCCCGTCCGGCCGGCCGAGCGCGGCCAGGACGGTGCGCTCTGTGATCTCAGCGTGCTGAAGGTGACGGACGATGGCGCGGTGGCCGTCTGCGAGGACGGTGACGACGACCCGGGCAACGTCGCCGTCAACCGTGAGTTCCTCCTGCACGCCCTCGCCGCCGGAGCCCGGGACCGGCTGGTCCTGGAACTCGGCGCCCCCACCGCCCCGCTGGCGGTCCGCCGGCCCGGCGACGAGGACGCCTTCTCGCTCCTGATGCCGGTGCGGCTGGACGCCTAG
- a CDS encoding ABC transporter ATP-binding protein encodes MNYAPHTAQAVAARATGLSKVYGQGETQVVALDNVTVDFAQGQFTAIMGPSGSGKSTLMHCVAGLDTFSTGSVRIGDTELSTLKDKQLTQLRRDKIGFIFQAFNLLPTLTALENITLPMDIAGRKPDKQWLDSVISMVGLSERLSHRPTQLSGGQQQRVAVARALASRPEIIFGDEPTGNLDSRSGAEVLGFLRNSVRELGQTVVMVTHDPVAASYADRVIFLADGRIVDEMLQPTADGVLDRMKAFDAKGRTS; translated from the coding sequence ATGAACTACGCCCCGCACACCGCCCAGGCCGTCGCCGCGCGCGCCACCGGCCTCTCCAAGGTGTACGGCCAGGGCGAGACCCAGGTGGTCGCCCTGGACAACGTCACCGTGGACTTCGCCCAGGGCCAGTTCACCGCGATCATGGGCCCCTCGGGCTCCGGCAAGTCCACGCTGATGCACTGCGTCGCGGGCCTGGACACCTTCTCCACCGGATCCGTCCGCATCGGCGACACCGAGCTCTCCACCCTGAAGGACAAGCAGCTCACGCAGCTGCGCCGGGACAAGATCGGCTTCATCTTCCAGGCGTTCAACCTGCTGCCGACCCTGACCGCCCTGGAGAACATCACGCTCCCCATGGACATCGCCGGCCGCAAGCCCGACAAGCAGTGGCTGGACTCGGTCATCTCCATGGTCGGCCTCTCCGAGCGCCTCTCCCACCGCCCCACCCAGCTCTCCGGCGGCCAGCAGCAGCGCGTGGCCGTCGCCCGCGCCCTGGCCTCCCGCCCCGAGATCATCTTCGGCGACGAGCCCACCGGCAACCTCGACTCCCGCTCCGGCGCCGAGGTCCTCGGATTCCTGCGCAACTCCGTGCGCGAGCTCGGCCAGACCGTCGTCATGGTCACTCACGACCCGGTCGCCGCCTCCTACGCGGACCGCGTCATCTTCCTCGCCGACGGCCGCATCGTCGACGAGATGCTCCAGCCCACCGCGGACGGCGTGCTCGACCGCATGAAGGCCTTCGACGCCAAGGGCCGCACCAGCTGA
- a CDS encoding Bax inhibitor-1/YccA family protein: MRSSNPVFSRRGFSRDNGAYAGFGTQQPQAQAGTATNPYATNPYATDPATGMPQAPVRGNAMTIDDVVSRTALTLGTVIVTAAASWIALPVDQANIKTSYGIAIVAGLIAFVFAMVQSFKRKPVPALILAYAAFEGVFLGVLSSIFSTYTGPGTVVQAVMGTMCVFAGVLIAYRMRWINVNRRFVGFATAAGIGFMLLMAVNLLFSVFAGGDGLGFRSGGLGILFGVIGIIIGAAFLAIEFKTVEEGVTYGAPREESWLAAFGLTVTLVWIYMEMLRLISILKGD; this comes from the coding sequence ATGAGGAGCAGCAACCCGGTCTTCTCGCGACGGGGGTTCAGCCGCGACAACGGTGCTTATGCGGGCTTCGGCACGCAGCAGCCCCAGGCCCAGGCCGGGACCGCCACCAACCCGTACGCGACCAACCCCTACGCGACCGACCCGGCCACGGGTATGCCGCAGGCGCCGGTCCGCGGCAATGCGATGACCATCGACGACGTCGTGAGCCGTACGGCTCTGACGCTCGGCACGGTCATCGTGACGGCGGCCGCCTCCTGGATCGCGCTTCCCGTCGACCAGGCCAACATCAAGACCTCGTACGGCATCGCCATCGTGGCCGGGCTCATCGCCTTCGTCTTCGCGATGGTCCAGTCGTTCAAGCGCAAGCCGGTCCCGGCGCTGATCCTGGCCTACGCGGCGTTCGAGGGTGTCTTCCTCGGCGTCCTCAGCTCGATCTTCAGCACCTACACCGGCCCGGGCACGGTGGTCCAGGCCGTGATGGGCACGATGTGCGTCTTCGCCGGCGTGCTGATCGCCTACCGGATGCGCTGGATCAACGTGAACCGGCGCTTCGTCGGCTTCGCGACGGCGGCCGGCATCGGCTTCATGCTCCTGATGGCCGTCAACCTGCTGTTCTCCGTCTTCGCGGGCGGCGACGGCCTCGGCTTCCGCAGCGGCGGTCTCGGCATCCTCTTCGGCGTCATCGGCATCATCATCGGTGCCGCCTTCCTCGCCATCGAGTTCAAGACGGTCGAGGAGGGCGTGACCTACGGCGCCCCGCGCGAGGAGTCGTGGCTGGCGGCCTTCGGCCTCACCGTGACCCTGGTGTGGATCTACATGGAGATGCTGCGCCTGATCTCCATCCTCAAGGGTGACTAG
- a CDS encoding NAD(P)/FAD-dependent oxidoreductase: protein MSTTERPRILVVGGGYVGLYAAKRIMKKMRYGEATVTVVDPRSYMTYQPFLPEVAAGSISPRHVVVPLRRVLPKAEVLTGRVTSIDQDRKVAVVTPLVGEAYELPFDYLVIALGAVSRTFPIPGLAEQGIGMKGVEEGIGLRNHVLEQLDKAESTTDEDVRRKALTFVFVGGGFAGAETIGEVEDMARDAAKYYTSIKREDMRFILVDAADKILPEVGPKLGTWGKEHLESRGIEIYLNTSMDSCVDGHVVLKNGLEVDSNTLVWTAGVKPNPVLARYGLPLGPRGHVDAEPTLQVKGTDYIWTAGDNAQVPDLAARKAGVENAWCPPNAQHALRQAKVLGDNVISGMRGFPQADYSHSNKGAVAGLGLHKGVAMIVMGKMKIKLKGRLAWYMHRGYHGMAMPTWNRKIRVFADWTLAMFLKREVVSLGALETPREEFYEAAKPAPAPAAVTAPAEKAKAS from the coding sequence ATGAGCACCACGGAGCGTCCCAGGATCCTCGTTGTAGGAGGTGGGTACGTAGGCCTGTACGCGGCCAAGCGCATCATGAAGAAGATGCGTTACGGCGAGGCGACCGTCACGGTCGTCGACCCGCGCTCGTACATGACCTACCAGCCCTTCCTCCCCGAAGTGGCCGCAGGCAGCATCTCGCCTCGGCACGTCGTCGTACCGCTGCGACGCGTGCTGCCCAAGGCAGAGGTTCTCACCGGCCGGGTCACCAGCATCGACCAGGACCGCAAGGTCGCCGTCGTCACGCCGCTGGTCGGCGAGGCGTACGAGCTGCCCTTCGACTACCTGGTGATCGCGCTCGGCGCCGTCTCCCGCACCTTCCCGATCCCCGGCCTCGCCGAACAGGGCATCGGTATGAAGGGCGTCGAAGAGGGCATCGGCCTGCGCAACCACGTCCTCGAGCAGCTCGACAAGGCCGAGTCCACGACGGACGAGGACGTCCGCCGCAAGGCCCTCACCTTCGTCTTCGTCGGCGGCGGTTTCGCCGGCGCGGAGACCATAGGCGAGGTCGAGGACATGGCCCGCGACGCCGCGAAGTACTACACCAGCATCAAGCGCGAGGACATGCGCTTCATCCTGGTCGACGCGGCCGACAAGATCCTTCCCGAGGTCGGGCCCAAGCTCGGCACCTGGGGCAAGGAGCACCTCGAGTCGCGCGGCATCGAGATCTACCTCAACACCTCCATGGACTCCTGCGTGGACGGCCACGTGGTGCTGAAGAACGGCCTCGAGGTCGACTCCAACACCCTCGTGTGGACCGCCGGCGTCAAGCCCAACCCGGTGCTGGCCCGCTACGGCCTGCCGCTGGGTCCCCGCGGCCACGTGGACGCCGAGCCGACCCTCCAGGTCAAGGGCACGGACTACATCTGGACCGCCGGCGACAACGCCCAGGTGCCCGACCTCGCCGCCCGCAAGGCCGGCGTGGAGAACGCCTGGTGCCCGCCGAACGCCCAGCACGCGCTGCGCCAGGCCAAGGTCCTCGGCGACAACGTCATCTCGGGCATGCGGGGCTTCCCGCAGGCCGACTACTCGCACTCCAACAAGGGTGCGGTGGCGGGCCTCGGCCTCCACAAGGGCGTCGCGATGATCGTCATGGGCAAGATGAAGATCAAGCTCAAGGGCCGGCTCGCCTGGTACATGCACCGTGGCTACCACGGCATGGCCATGCCGACCTGGAACCGCAAGATCCGTGTCTTCGCCGACTGGACCCTCGCGATGTTCCTCAAGCGCGAGGTCGTCTCCCTCGGTGCACTGGAGACCCCCCGCGAGGAGTTCTACGAGGCCGCCAAGCCGGCGCCGGCTCCGGCCGCCGTCACGGCCCCGGCCGAGAAGGCCAAGGCCTCCTGA
- a CDS encoding DUF4287 domain-containing protein — MSVEFSEQTHRNMIDRIPGATGREVSDWLRAVDEGPSLVRFEEKVSWLLGAHELSYGQAKAIIHEYDLRRAARKFG, encoded by the coding sequence ATGTCCGTAGAGTTCTCCGAGCAGACACACCGCAACATGATCGACAGAATCCCCGGGGCCACCGGTCGTGAAGTGTCCGACTGGCTCCGGGCCGTGGACGAAGGTCCCTCCCTGGTCCGGTTCGAGGAGAAGGTCAGCTGGCTCCTCGGCGCGCACGAGCTGTCGTACGGCCAGGCCAAGGCGATCATCCACGAGTACGACCTGCGCCGCGCCGCCCGCAAGTTCGGCTGA